A genome region from uncultured Methanobrevibacter sp. includes the following:
- a CDS encoding C1 family peptidase — MKFNKIVLYSLVLLVLLFSITAISAADLNDTSDMGDVLKDDGDIKSYYDLNYDIALENSSFNLESDYKFDNQSDMNYNRGIRIAKENFTINGNNHAIDCSNQARAFVVVGKDVKINNLIIKNAFYGYGSAIISYSKLTLNNVTFINCSGVGSFNGGAVLVTGATLNVNNCKFIDTSGEEGASITSSMGVVNVVNSTFTSSSDKIIKGHIYSQNSNLTVLNSNFLNTDSKYATAIFATGEGNILILNSKFKNLSANKTAGAISVKSISKLTISDCEFDNVYSEKNGGAVFADVFEGNGQVMVQNSKFHDCYSEFGGAILQLGGSLIVKDSNFADNVAEYEGGAIYTSFVDVRISNSTFKSNTASDNISYGGAGYFDMGNVIIEKSTFENNAAFGVSTVYAYDTNLTLENNCFNNPSDVTSIYTVYGKVIDKGNTFNDDKWSFDNTNYFYNFENTANPFIIINNTLIFDKLPEKFDLRKYGWVSPVKNQGFMGSCWAFGNVAALESALLRYANVSYSLSENNVQNSMLQFSKYGQLNSEEGGTPFAPIAYLIDWMGIFPSEYDSYDELGKISSLLITPEDIHIQNVVVVPPRNNSLDNDLIKNALIKYGALAVSHNADFNKTAYFNESSYAQYYYGKTISTHRVCVVGWDDTYSRYNFLKTAPGDGAWIVKNSWGSNWADGGYFYVSYYDTSFATDRESVGYIINNDSYNRIYQIDVGGELSMGITFNYYSNVFTADEDELIAAVGTYFEKTGLKYEFKISVNDVEVYSHEGTSEFGGYSTIKLNKYVQIKKGDVFRITFKNNSPIIDDLRIHTQKGTSFVSDDGKNWTDLAKDKSVAIIKAYTISDLNITKNLVKYYKNETPFVAEVGPGEEVIFEFKGITHTVKADENGLAKFEVNANPGKYAITTNYKGNSIVNYIIIKNTVVSSNVEKTYNANCNYKFRIVDSTGNSVKNTKVAVSVNGKSKSYKTDNSGYITLKFTKLTKTQKITVKNPKTGEIKTTKIVIYSRFSDVKNVAMYYFDGSKFKAKILDDNAKPVGKNKVVTIKINKKTYKVKSNAKGMIAFKIPNTVKPGSYKLTATYKGDAVKKTVKVKQNLKTKKYSVKKSSKKLIIKATLKNGKKAVSGKKITLKLNGKKFTSKTNKNGIVKFTINKNIIEKLKIGKKYSMSVIYLKNTVKTTLNVKR; from the coding sequence ATGAAATTTAATAAAATTGTTTTATATTCCCTTGTATTGCTGGTTTTATTGTTTTCAATTACTGCAATATCTGCTGCTGATTTAAACGATACTAGTGATATGGGTGATGTTTTAAAAGATGATGGTGATATTAAATCCTATTATGATTTAAATTATGATATTGCCTTAGAAAATTCAAGTTTTAATTTGGAATCCGATTATAAATTTGATAATCAAAGTGATATGAATTATAATCGGGGAATTAGAATTGCTAAGGAAAATTTTACAATCAATGGAAATAATCATGCAATAGACTGTTCTAATCAGGCTAGAGCATTTGTGGTTGTTGGAAAAGATGTGAAAATAAACAATCTGATTATAAAAAATGCTTTTTACGGATATGGTTCCGCTATTATATCCTACTCAAAGCTGACCCTGAATAATGTGACTTTTATAAACTGTTCTGGGGTTGGTTCTTTTAACGGCGGCGCTGTTCTTGTCACTGGTGCAACTTTAAATGTAAATAACTGTAAATTTATTGATACATCTGGTGAGGAAGGGGCTTCAATTACTTCATCAATGGGTGTTGTCAATGTTGTCAATTCAACATTCACCAGCAGTTCTGATAAAATCATTAAGGGCCATATTTACTCACAAAATTCAAATTTAACTGTTTTGAACTCTAATTTTTTAAATACTGATTCTAAATATGCAACTGCAATTTTTGCTACTGGTGAGGGAAACATTTTAATTTTAAATTCTAAATTTAAAAACTTGTCTGCCAATAAAACAGCAGGTGCAATCAGTGTTAAATCAATTTCTAAGTTAACTATTTCTGATTGTGAATTTGATAATGTTTACAGTGAAAAAAATGGTGGTGCGGTTTTTGCAGATGTGTTTGAAGGAAACGGCCAGGTCATGGTTCAAAACAGCAAATTCCATGACTGTTATTCTGAATTTGGTGGAGCTATTCTTCAATTAGGCGGAAGTTTAATAGTTAAAGATTCTAATTTTGCTGATAATGTTGCAGAATATGAAGGCGGTGCAATTTATACCAGTTTTGTTGATGTGAGGATATCAAATTCAACATTCAAATCCAATACTGCATCAGACAACATATCTTATGGTGGTGCAGGTTATTTTGATATGGGAAATGTAATTATCGAGAAAAGCACTTTTGAAAATAATGCAGCATTTGGAGTATCAACAGTTTATGCATATGATACTAATTTGACTTTAGAAAATAACTGCTTTAACAATCCTTCTGATGTTACAAGCATATATACAGTATATGGAAAAGTAATAGACAAAGGAAATACTTTCAATGATGATAAATGGTCATTTGATAATACTAATTACTTCTATAATTTTGAAAATACTGCAAATCCGTTTATAATAATCAATAACACTCTGATATTTGATAAGTTGCCTGAAAAATTTGATTTGAGGAAATACGGTTGGGTTTCACCTGTTAAAAACCAGGGATTCATGGGCTCTTGCTGGGCATTCGGTAATGTAGCCGCATTAGAGTCAGCATTACTTCGTTATGCAAATGTATCTTATTCTTTATCTGAAAACAATGTTCAAAATTCAATGCTTCAATTTTCAAAATATGGACAGTTGAATTCGGAAGAAGGAGGAACTCCTTTTGCTCCTATAGCATATTTGATAGATTGGATGGGGATTTTCCCAAGTGAATATGACAGTTATGACGAACTTGGTAAAATATCTTCATTGCTTATCACACCTGAGGACATTCACATTCAAAATGTGGTTGTTGTTCCTCCAAGAAATAACTCTCTGGACAATGATTTGATTAAAAACGCTCTGATTAAATATGGTGCTCTGGCAGTAAGTCACAATGCAGATTTTAACAAAACTGCTTATTTCAATGAATCAAGCTATGCACAGTATTATTATGGTAAGACAATATCAACTCATAGAGTTTGTGTTGTGGGGTGGGATGATACTTATTCCAGATATAATTTCTTAAAAACCGCTCCAGGTGACGGCGCATGGATTGTTAAAAACAGTTGGGGATCCAACTGGGCTGACGGCGGATATTTCTATGTTTCATATTATGATACATCATTTGCTACAGATCGTGAAAGTGTTGGATATATAATTAATAACGATTCCTACAACAGGATTTATCAAATTGATGTTGGTGGAGAATTATCTATGGGTATTACTTTCAATTATTATTCTAACGTGTTTACTGCTGATGAAGATGAATTAATTGCTGCAGTTGGAACATATTTTGAAAAAACCGGATTGAAATACGAATTTAAAATATCTGTAAATGATGTTGAAGTTTATTCTCATGAAGGCACAAGTGAATTCGGAGGATATTCAACAATCAAATTAAACAAATATGTACAAATCAAAAAAGGGGATGTTTTCCGAATAACCTTTAAAAATAATTCACCTATTATTGATGACCTCAGAATCCATACTCAAAAGGGAACTTCATTTGTAAGTGATGACGGTAAGAATTGGACTGATTTGGCAAAAGATAAAAGTGTGGCTATTATAAAAGCTTACACCATTTCCGATTTAAACATTACTAAAAATTTAGTGAAATACTATAAGAATGAAACTCCGTTTGTTGCAGAAGTCGGTCCTGGTGAAGAAGTTATATTTGAATTCAAAGGAATAACTCACACTGTAAAAGCGGATGAAAATGGATTAGCTAAATTTGAAGTCAACGCTAACCCTGGAAAGTACGCTATCACAACAAATTACAAGGGAAATTCAATCGTCAATTACATCATTATAAAAAACACTGTTGTTTCTTCCAATGTTGAAAAAACTTATAATGCTAACTGTAATTATAAATTTAGAATTGTGGATTCTACCGGAAACTCTGTAAAAAATACTAAAGTTGCTGTTTCTGTTAATGGAAAATCTAAAAGTTATAAAACGGATAATTCTGGATATATAACTCTTAAATTCACCAAATTGACTAAAACACAAAAAATCACAGTTAAGAATCCAAAAACAGGTGAGATTAAAACCACTAAAATAGTGATTTATTCAAGGTTTTCAGATGTGAAAAATGTTGCAATGTATTACTTTGACGGATCTAAGTTTAAAGCGAAAATACTTGATGACAATGCCAAACCAGTCGGTAAAAATAAAGTAGTGACCATTAAGATTAACAAAAAAACTTACAAGGTCAAAAGCAATGCCAAAGGGATGATTGCTTTTAAAATACCGAATACAGTAAAACCAGGCTCATATAAGTTAACTGCAACTTACAAAGGAGATGCTGTCAAAAAAACTGTTAAAGTAAAGCAAAATCTTAAAACCAAGAAATATTCTGTTAAAAAGTCTTCTAAAAAACTCATTATCAAGGCAACTCTCAAGAATGGTAAAAAAGCAGTCAGCGGTAAAAAAATAACTTTAAAACTTAATGGTAAAAAATTCACCTCAAAAACCAATAAGAACGGAATTGTTAAGTTCACAATAAATAAAAATATTATTGAAAAACTTAAAATAGGTAAAAAATACTCTATGAGTGTTATTTATCTAAAAAACACTGTTAAAACAACTTTGAATGTCAAACGTTAA
- a CDS encoding elongation factor 1-beta — MGEVLTTMKIMPDSPDVDLEAIKTTIKDSMPEGATLHDMKEEPIAFGLVAIIISFITDDGEGGSEPVEEMVSAIEGVASIEITGVGRLME; from the coding sequence ATGGGTGAAGTATTAACAACTATGAAAATCATGCCAGACAGTCCGGATGTAGATTTAGAAGCTATTAAAACAACTATTAAAGATTCCATGCCTGAAGGAGCAACCCTTCATGATATGAAAGAAGAACCAATTGCTTTTGGTTTAGTTGCAATCATCATTAGTTTCATCACTGATGATGGTGAAGGTGGATCTGAACCTGTGGAAGAAATGGTTTCTGCTATTGAAGGCGTAGCCAGTATTGAAATTACTGGTGTTGGAAGATTAATGGAATAA
- a CDS encoding zinc finger domain-containing protein, producing the protein MKTVECISCKQEIPLTGPFVEFECPECGAKISRCEKCRTFGHAYKCECGFEGP; encoded by the coding sequence ATGAAAACTGTAGAATGTATTTCATGCAAACAAGAAATTCCATTAACTGGACCTTTTGTTGAATTCGAGTGTCCAGAATGTGGAGCAAAAATATCAAGATGTGAAAAATGCCGTACTTTCGGTCACGCTTACAAATGTGAATGTGGATTTGAAGGACCATAA